The sequence TGTTGAGGAAATCTGAAATTTTAGAATTTTTGAATTCAAAAGTTCCGCCGATTGTGCAAACCGAACATCCGGAACGTATGGAAGAAATATCCGCCCGCGACCCTGTAAGAAGTTCAATTGAATTAATAATAATAGATTTTCCCGCGCCGGTCTCGCCCGAAATTACGGTAAAGCCGTCCGAAAAATCCAAATTCAAATCTTCAATAAGCGCATAATTTTTAATAGAAAGGTTTAAAAGCATTATCTACCCGCCGTCTTTGTTTTATAGTTTGTTTTGATGTTTTAACAAGTTTCTATTTTTAATTCTAAATTGCCGTTGCTAAACTCCCCAGTGGAGTTTTTTCTTTAAAGTTTCAAAATAAGATTTGCTGCAGTTTTTTATGAGTTTTAAATTCTTTTTATACATTGAAATTTTTACAACGGTTCCGTTTGGAAGAGAGTAGTTTTCCTGCCCGTCCACGGACAATAAAATTTTACCGTTGTTATTTTTGTTTTTAGCCGCAAAAGAAAGAACGTCTCTGTCCGAAAGTATCATTGGGCGCTGCGTTAAAGTGTGCGGCGATATCGGCGTAAGAATAAACACCGGCAGATTAGGGTACACTATAGGCCCTGAAGCCGCAAGCGAGTATGCCGTTGAGCCCGTAGGAGTGGCAAGTATCATTCCGTCGCATTTATATTCTGCGGTAAATTTTTTATCTATGTTTGCGTTAATGGTAATAAGTTTTCCGCCGGCAAGAGAACGGATAACGCAGTCGTTTGCGGCTATCGTTTTAATTTTTTTGCCGTTATGAAGAAATTCTACGGCAAGCAAAACTCTTTTTTCTACTTTTATTCCGTCGGCCAATATATTTTTTAGAAGCGAAAAAACTTCGTTTGCGTCGGTGTCCGTTAAAAATCCGAGAGAGCCTAAGTTTACGCCTTTTACGGGAACCGAAAGCGGGGAGAACGTGCGGATAACTTTAAGCATGGTTCCGTCGCCGCCTACGGAAATTACAAAATCGTATTTTTTGGCTTTTACCGAATGAGAGTCGCAAACGTAAGGTTTGCATTTATTGTTTTTTAGCCACGCGGAAATTTCAAACGCAAGTTTTTTTGCGTTCGGCTTTAATTTGTTGTAAATAATTCCGGCGTTGTATTTCATAAAATAACCTGTTTTTGCTATAATTTTAACACTAATATTATATATAAAATCTATAGAAAATGTAAGGCGGTTTTATGTTTTGGCAAAAAGAAATTGAAACGGCTTCCCGCAAAGATCTTCAAAACTTCCAGCTTAAAAATCTTAACGAAACAATAGAAAGAGCAAAAAAATCAAAAATATATTCAAAGCAATTAAAAGACGTTCGGACTTTAACGGATGTAAAGCAGCTGCAAAATCTTCCGTTTACGCAAAAGCAGGATTTGCGCGACGGTTTCCCGTATGGTTTTTTAGCGGCAGATTTAAGCGACGTTATTCGCATGCACTCATCTTCCGGAACAACCGGCAACCCCACTGTCGTTTTTCATACTAAAAAAGATTTAGACGCGTGGTCTAATATTTCCGCCAGATGCATGTTTACCGCCGGAGCAAGAAAAACGGATATTTTTCAAAACACTATGGGTTACGGACTTTTTACGGGCGGTCTTGGTTTTCACTACGGCGCAGAAAAGCTTGGCATGATGGTTATTCCCATAGGTCCGGGAAATTCGCAAAGACAAATTTGGTTTATGAAAAATTTTCAGGTTTCGGCTGTTCATATTTTGCCAAGCTACGCTGTAAGACTTTACCACGCAATGAAAGACGCGGGCGTTAACCCGAAAACGGATTTAAATCTTAAAATATTTTTTATAGGCGCCGAGCCGCACACCGAAGAGCTGCGGCGTGAAATTGAAGGTTTGTACGGTGTTAAAGCGTTTAACTCTTACGGTCTTTCCGAAGTAAGCGGGCCGGGAATAGCTTTTGAATGCCAGGAGCAAAACGGCATGCACATTTGGGAAGATTACGTAATCCCTGAAATTATAGACCCTGAAACTTTGGAAGTTCTGCCCGACGGCAAAGAAGGAGAACTTGTTCTTACCACAATAAGCCGCGAGGCAATGCCGGTAATAAGATACAGAACTCGCGACCTCACTAAAATTATTTCCGAACCTTGCCCCTGCGGAAGAACGCACAGGCGTATTGCAAGAATAAAAGGAAGAACCGACGATATGATGATTATTAACGGTGTTAATATTTTCCCGGTGCAGATAGAAAAAACCATTATGGGCATTCCCGAAGCCAGCAAAAACTATATAATTGAAATAACAAAGAAAAATTATATGGACAAGCTTAATATTAAAATTGAAATTAATCCCGAAACTTTCGGCGGAACGCTTGAAGGGCTTGAAAATTTAAAATCAAAACTTAAAATAAAATTAAAAGAAGAAACCGGCGTTTCTCCGGATATAAGTTTTGTGGACAGAGGCGCTTTGCCCGTAAGCGAAGGAAAAGTTAAACGAGTTTACGATTTAAGAGATAAATAGAGAGGTGTTAAAATGTCATATCATCTGTCGGTTCTTATGGTGGATAACCAGCCCGGTAAGCTTGAAAAAATTACAAGGGTGCTTGACGATAACAAAATAAATTTACGCGCCATGTCTTTGGCAAGTTCCGGCAATTTCGGCGTTGTAAAACTTCTTGTGGACAGCCCCGATAAAGCTTACGGCGAACTTAAAAAGCAAAATCTTACGGTTACAAAAAGAAAGATAACCGCGGTAGAAATAGACAACGTTCCGGGTGCGCTGCACAAAATAATAAGCAAACTTTCGCACAATAAAATAAATATAGAAGACTGCTATGGTTTCCTGCTTAAAGACGGAAAAACCGCGGCTATAGTTTTGGAGATTGAAAACTCTCCTGAAGTTGAAGAAATAATGAAAACTCTCGGGCTGAATATTTTGCAGGAAGATAAACTTTATAATTATTAGAGGGTAAAAATGATTTCTTTAATTCTTGTTTCCGTGTTTATTATTGCCATGATTGCCGCCGGCGTTTGGGGTATGAAAAAAACTAAAACTTTAAACGATTTTTTTATCGGCTCAAGAAAAATAGGTCCTTGGATTTCGGCTTTATCTTACGGAACGGCATATTTCAGCGCGGTTATTTTTATAGGCTTTGCGGGCAAGCTCGGCTGGGGATACGGATTAAACGTTTTGTGGATTGCCATAGGCAATGCTGTTATAGGTTCGTTTTTGGCTTGGATTGTTTTAGGAAGAAGAACAAGAACGATGACGCAAAACTTAGATGTCGTCACAATGCCGGAATTTTTGCAGGAGCGTTTCAGCGGAAAGTATTTTAAGATTATTGCGGCATCCGTAATATTTTTATTTTTGCTTCCTTACGCGGCTTCGGTGTTTAAAGGTCTCGGTTATCTTTTTGAGGTTAACTTTAATATTTCTTTTGATACGGCTCTTTTGATAATGGTTGCAATAACTGCCGTTTATCTGATACTTGGCGGATATTTCGCAGTAACAATTACCGATTTTATTCAGGGTTTTGTAATGCTTTTCGGCGCAATTCTTATGGTTGTAATTCTTGTAGGACAAGCCGGGGGGCTTACTTCGTCTATACATCAGATTTCCGAAAATTATTACAGAGACGTGTTTTCTCAAGGCGCGCCGGATTATATTATGCTTGCGGCATTGATTTTTATGACGTCGTTTGGCGTATGGGGCATGCCTCAAATGGTGCAAAAATTTTATGCCGTTAAAAATGAAAAAGTTATTAAACTTGCCGCATACACTACGCTTATATTTGCTCTAACTATTTCCGTATGCGCTTATTTTACGGGAGCTCTCACCCACGTATTTTTTAACGCGCCTATTCTCGGCGCAAACGGCGCAGCAAATTTTGACGCTATGATTCCCGAACTTCTTATCAGGTTTTTACCTGAAGGCGTAATGGCTTTAATTCTGCTTCTTATTTTATCGGCGTCAATGTCAACGCTGTCGGCTTTGGTTTTGGTTTCCGCTTCAAGCATAGCTATAGATTTGTATAAAGGGCATGTAAACCCGAAAGTTTCAAAAGCAAGCTCTGTTTTTATGATGCGTTTTTTGACGGGTATATTTTTATTGATATCTTTCTTAATTGCAAAGTATGAATTTTCATTTATTATAACGCTGATGTCTTTGTCGTGGGGAGTAATCGCCGGCGGATTTTTGGCGCCTTACGTTTACGGCTTATATTGGAAAGGCGCTACGCGCGCGGGCGCAAAGAGCGCAATGATTTCCGGCATATTTTTGGCGATATCTCTGTTTTATATTTTGGGGGCAAATAATGCGCCTTTGGCTTCAAGCATAGCTATGATTGTTCCGTTTGCCGTTGTGCCGGCGGTAAGTATTTTTACAAAAAAACCCGATGCAAAAAAAATTAAGAAAGCGTTTAAAGGGATTTAGTCGCATTAACAATTTTTTCAGCGGTTTCTTTACTAAAGCCGACAGCTTTTATGTCGGCTTTTTTTATTGCGCTGTATCTTAAAAACTCTTCAAAAGATTTTGCGTAATATTTGTTGTCGTATCTCGCTTTGTTTTCAATTAGAAATGAATGATTGCCGTTTTTTATTGTGTGAGTTGTTGTTATGTAAGGGCTTTTATATACGTTAACAGCATCGCGCGGCTGC is a genomic window of Endomicrobium proavitum containing:
- a CDS encoding NAD(+)/NADH kinase, with product MKYNAGIIYNKLKPNAKKLAFEISAWLKNNKCKPYVCDSHSVKAKKYDFVISVGGDGTMLKVIRTFSPLSVPVKGVNLGSLGFLTDTDANEVFSLLKNILADGIKVEKRVLLAVEFLHNGKKIKTIAANDCVIRSLAGGKLITINANIDKKFTAEYKCDGMILATPTGSTAYSLAASGPIVYPNLPVFILTPISPHTLTQRPMILSDRDVLSFAAKNKNNNGKILLSVDGQENYSLPNGTVVKISMYKKNLKLIKNCSKSYFETLKKKLHWGV
- a CDS encoding sodium:solute symporter family transporter, which codes for MISLILVSVFIIAMIAAGVWGMKKTKTLNDFFIGSRKIGPWISALSYGTAYFSAVIFIGFAGKLGWGYGLNVLWIAIGNAVIGSFLAWIVLGRRTRTMTQNLDVVTMPEFLQERFSGKYFKIIAASVIFLFLLPYAASVFKGLGYLFEVNFNISFDTALLIMVAITAVYLILGGYFAVTITDFIQGFVMLFGAILMVVILVGQAGGLTSSIHQISENYYRDVFSQGAPDYIMLAALIFMTSFGVWGMPQMVQKFYAVKNEKVIKLAAYTTLIFALTISVCAYFTGALTHVFFNAPILGANGAANFDAMIPELLIRFLPEGVMALILLLILSASMSTLSALVLVSASSIAIDLYKGHVNPKVSKASSVFMMRFLTGIFLLISFLIAKYEFSFIITLMSLSWGVIAGGFLAPYVYGLYWKGATRAGAKSAMISGIFLAISLFYILGANNAPLASSIAMIVPFAVVPAVSIFTKKPDAKKIKKAFKGI
- a CDS encoding phenylacetate--CoA ligase family protein, translated to MFWQKEIETASRKDLQNFQLKNLNETIERAKKSKIYSKQLKDVRTLTDVKQLQNLPFTQKQDLRDGFPYGFLAADLSDVIRMHSSSGTTGNPTVVFHTKKDLDAWSNISARCMFTAGARKTDIFQNTMGYGLFTGGLGFHYGAEKLGMMVIPIGPGNSQRQIWFMKNFQVSAVHILPSYAVRLYHAMKDAGVNPKTDLNLKIFFIGAEPHTEELRREIEGLYGVKAFNSYGLSEVSGPGIAFECQEQNGMHIWEDYVIPEIIDPETLEVLPDGKEGELVLTTISREAMPVIRYRTRDLTKIISEPCPCGRTHRRIARIKGRTDDMMIINGVNIFPVQIEKTIMGIPEASKNYIIEITKKNYMDKLNIKIEINPETFGGTLEGLENLKSKLKIKLKEETGVSPDISFVDRGALPVSEGKVKRVYDLRDK